The window CAGATCTGGGCCGGCGTGGTGGGCACGGCGCAGCCGAACGCCCCGATGAACCTGCGCAACCAGCGGTGGTTCGTGGTCTGGCTGGGCACCGCCAAGGACCCGATCGACCCGGCGGCCGCCAAGGCGCTGGCCGAGTCCGTCCGCCCGTACAGCCCGCCGCCTCCGCCGGCGCCGGACCCGAACGCCCCGGCACCTGAGACGCCGGCGCCCACCCCCGGTGGCCGCATTCCGCTCGGCGTGCCCGTCCCGGTCCAGACGCCGGTGCCGGAGATGCAGCCGGCCGGCTGAGCCCCTTTGCGGCCAGCAGGATCGCTGGCCGCCGGTAACTGACGATGTGGCCGGTTCAACGCGCGAATCGGTACCCGGCGGAGGTATACCAGTGTGATGACGGCCCGGCAGCCACGCCCGGCCGGCGACACCGAGGAGAGATCCTGATGGACATGTTGGCGGCGACCGAATTCCTCGCCCGTTCCTCGACGCTGACCAGCGTCGGCTGGATCGGCTACATCATCATCGGCGCGATCGCGGGCTGGATCGCGGGCAAGATCGTCAAGGGCGGCGGCTCGGGCATCCTGATGAACATCGTCATCGGTGTGGTCGGCGCGCTGATCGGTGGCTTCCTGCTGAGCTTCTTCCTGAACACCGCCGAGGGCGGCTGGTGGTTCACGCTGTTCACCGCGATCCTGGGCTCGGTGATCCTGTTGTGGATCCTGAGCAAGGTCCGCAAGTAGGCGGGGACCGGCTCAGCCGGGCGTCTGCAGCGGCGTTCCGTCCAGGTGCACCACCACGTCCGACAGCGGTCGGCGCGGGGTGGCCGGTAGCGGATCGGCGTTGAGCGCCGACCAGCCGACGCGCAGCAGCATCTGCGGAAAGCCGTCGCCGTCGAGCAGCTTGGTGCGCACCTCCTCGCGGGTGTCGGCGAGTTCGAGGGGCTCGGTCAGCGGGCAGCTGGCCAGACCGAGGGCCGTCGCGGTCAGCAGGGCGGTCCCGGTGGCCTCCCCGGCACGCAACTGTGCCGCCGGGTCGTCGGTTGCGGTGGCCAGCACCAGAACCACCCCGGCGTCGTCGCGTGCTTCCACGCCGCAGGGCTGTTCGAGCACCGGGTTGGCGAAGACCCGCGGGGCGAACTTTCCCTGCTTCTCGGCTGAGGGGGTGTTGCGTGCGGGCACCCCGGCGGGCGAGCCGTGCCTGCCGCTCCACATCGCCAGTTCGGCCAGGTACTCGGGATCGCTGAGGTGTTGTCGCACAGCGCGGGTCACCACCTGCGCGAGCTCACCCTCCTCCTCGACCCGGCGCAGCGAGACGCCCGAGCGGGCGGCACGCGAGGCGATCAGCGCGATGTCGCCGCTGGGCACCGGCCAGGAGGAGAACCAGCGGCGGTCGGTGCGGCGCCGGGGTATGGCGGCGGCCAGCGCGATCTCCTGGTCGGCGACGTACGGGCCGATGATCTCGACGGCGGCCAGGTGGTCGGGGTCGGCCGGGTTCGGGAAGCGATGCACTTCGGAGGCCCAGCCCAGTGCCGAGAGGGCGACGGTGAAGTGTTGCAGCGCAACACCGCAACTCAAGGTCAGGTCGCGCCGCGCGGGGTCGATGTGGGGCAGGTGCCGGGCGGGGTCGGCGTACAGGTGCACGCTCTCGTCGCCGACCCGCCAGCGCCACGGCTGTGAGTTGTGCACTGATGGGGCACGGACCGCCAGCGCCAGCGCGGCCTCCACGGTCGCCTTGTCGGGCAGTTCCTTCTCCATGCTGACTCCTTGCCTGACCGGTCGGGTGTCCATCCCACCGTCACACCGAAAACCCTGACGGCACAGTCATCGAAAGGCCCCGATCGTGGGCCATTGGTCCCTTCGTTGCACGATGGGTACATGGCAGGTTTCACGGTCCCGACCACGATGCGCGCCTGGCGCGTGCGCCGGCCCGGCCCGATGCGAAGCAACCCGTTGGAATTCGACGCTTCGGCCGAGGTCCCGCTGCCGGCTCCGGA is drawn from Candidatus Mycolicibacterium alkanivorans and contains these coding sequences:
- a CDS encoding GlsB/YeaQ/YmgE family stress response membrane protein — protein: MDMLAATEFLARSSTLTSVGWIGYIIIGAIAGWIAGKIVKGGGSGILMNIVIGVVGALIGGFLLSFFLNTAEGGWWFTLFTAILGSVILLWILSKVRK
- a CDS encoding Acg family FMN-binding oxidoreductase, whose product is MEKELPDKATVEAALALAVRAPSVHNSQPWRWRVGDESVHLYADPARHLPHIDPARRDLTLSCGVALQHFTVALSALGWASEVHRFPNPADPDHLAAVEIIGPYVADQEIALAAAIPRRRTDRRWFSSWPVPSGDIALIASRAARSGVSLRRVEEEGELAQVVTRAVRQHLSDPEYLAELAMWSGRHGSPAGVPARNTPSAEKQGKFAPRVFANPVLEQPCGVEARDDAGVVLVLATATDDPAAQLRAGEATGTALLTATALGLASCPLTEPLELADTREEVRTKLLDGDGFPQMLLRVGWSALNADPLPATPRRPLSDVVVHLDGTPLQTPG